TTTGCAGCACTTGCCGCATTGCTGCTGGTTTTCCAGTTCACATCAAGTTCGCACCTTGGCGCGTTGGTGACTGTATTAATTATGGGGGTTTTTGCCTTCGGTAATGTACCTGGCTTGCAAGTATACGTCGTGCAGAAAGCGGAGCAATATACACCAAACGCGGTTGATGTCGCCTCAGGCCTGAATATCGCCGCTTTTAACGTCGGAATCGCGTTAGGATCGGTGATTGGCGGCCAGACTGTGCAACGCTTTGGTTTGGCACAAACACCATGGATTGGGGCTGTGATTGTCGTTGTGGCGTTGCTGTTAATTACTGTCAGCGGTCGGCTTGATACGCGTCGTGAAGTCGCAATCGACTAGCCCCTTTTGAGGAAGGCTGTTAGCAATTACTTACGGTCTTGTTCATCAATGGTTAAATTGGTCGTTGAAACTCTGCACCAAAGTCCCTATAACTGAAAGACAGCCTTCGATTTGGAGGCTTCTTTGGTTATAGAGGTCATCAGTAAAAACGTGCGCAAAAATACTTATGCCATGAGATATGTTGCCGGACAGCCAGCAGAACGTATTCTGCCTCCTGGCTCGTTTGCAACTATAGGCCAGGCATTGCCACCCGGAGAACCCTTACCCAGTGAGGCTTCTTTGAAAGTATTGGTCTGGAATATCTTTAAGCAGCAGCGCGCCGAATGGCTTTCAGTGCTGCAAAATTTTGGTAAAGATGCCCACCTGGTTTTATTGCAGGAGGCACAAACCACTCCTGAGCTGGTGAGATTTGCTACCAGCAATTATTTGGCTGCGGATCAGGTTCCAGCCTTTTTACTGCCTCAACACCCTTCAGGTGTCATGACATTATCCGCCGCGCACCCGGTTTATTGCTGCCCACTGCGTGAGCGTGAGCCGATTTTACGTTTATCTAAATCCGCTTTAGTCACCGTTTATCCGTTGCCAGATGGCCGCCTGTTGATGGTCGTTAATATTCATGCAGTGAATTTCAGTCTTGGCGTGGATGTCTACAGCAAGCAACTTGGGCCGATTGGCGATCAAATTGGTCACCACAATGGCCCAGTTATTATGGCGGGCGATTTTAATGCCTGGAGCCGTCCACGCATGAACGCGCTGTACCGTTTTGCTCGAGAGATGGCCCTACGAGAAGTTCGCTTTACTGATGATCATCGCCGCCGTGCTTTTGGTCGCCCCCTCGATTTTGTTTTTTATCGTGGTTTAAACGTCACAGAAGCTTCTGTTCTGGTTACTCGCGCGTCCGATCACAACCCTCTACTAGTCGAATTTCGTCCCGGCAAACCTGAGCTGAAGTAAGGTTCGTCAGGTCTGCCACTGGGCAGACTTGTACGCTGCCCTTACTTATAATCAACTGCAAGGACAACACAATGACAACACAGTCTCACCACGACAAAGTCGATCAACAATTTGGTTCTCAGGCTAGAGCTTATCTGACGAGCGCGGTACATGCTTCAGGGCGTGATCTGGAACGCCTGAGTGCTCGTCTGGCTGATTTCTCTGATGCGCGTTTGCTTGATATGGGATGCGGGGCAGGGCATGCCAGTTTTATTGCTGCGGCTCAGGTGAAAAACGTTGTTGCCTACGATCTCTCAGAGCAAATGCTGGCGGTAGTAAACGATGCAGCTAAAACTCGTGAGATCTCGAACATAACGACCCAGCAGGGTTATGCTGAAATACTGCCGTTTGAAAATGATGCATTTGATGTTGTCATCAGCCGCTATTCAGCTCACCACTGGCATGATGTGGGCAAAGCGCTGCGCGAAGTAAAACGCGTATTAAAGCCTGGCGGCGTGATTATCTTTATGGATGTGATGTCTCCGGGGCACCCGGTTCTCGATATTTGGCTGCAAACCGTCGAAGCGTTGCGGGACACTTCGCATGTTCGCAATTATTCCAGCGGAGAGTGGTTGAGTATGTTTAATGATGCGGGGTTAGTGACGCAAAATCTGCTTTGTGACCGCCTGAATCTGGAATATTCGAGCTGGATTGCACGAATGAGAACGCCAGCAGTGATGGCTGAGGCTATTCGAGCTTATCAGCGAAGTGCATCGGACGAAGTGCAACGCTATTTTGAATTGCAGGCAGATGGTTCGTTTACAAGCGATATTGTGATGCTGGAAGCGGTGAAATTTTGATATAAAAAAGGCACCTTTTAGGTGCCTTTTCTTCGAATCAACAATCACGTATCAGGTGTAGAGTTGTTGCTCACGAACAGCGTCAACTGATCGCCCGGTTTCAAATTGTCGGTATCATCGTTCCAGCGCAATACATCTTTGATGTTCACGCCGTGACGTTTCGCGATACTGGACAATGAATCACCCTTACGAACCTTATAGGTGATGCTATCGTTTTTAGCTAAACGCCCGTCGCCTTTTTTGACGTTAAGCGTTTGGCCCACTTTTAAGTGTGCGCTACGGATGCCATTCCAGCTTTGTAACTCTTTGGTGCTCACGCCTAAACGTGAAGCAATGCTCGATAAGGTATCACCTGAACGAACACGATAAGATTTACTGCCACCTGCGGTGCCGCTGTTATCAGCGATCATCCTTGGTTGCACAGCAGCTATCTCACCAGCAGCCAAAGAGGCTTTAAGCTGATCTGCATGCTTTTTAGGTACCATTACGTAACGTTGATTTTTGCCAATCGTCGACGTTTTCACCCCGGCATTGAACGTTTTCAACGTATTTAATGATATACCCGCCATTTCGGCGACCTGCGTAAGCTCAACCTGATCGCTAACTTCCACACGTGCTAACGCACGGCTTTCATCAGTCGTCGGTAAGCGTACACCGTACTTTTTGTTGTTTTTGAGAATATCACTCAAAGCCAACATTTTCGGCACGTAAATTTTGGTTTCCCGTGGCAGTGAAAGCGACCAAAAATCCGTAGGTAAGCCACGAGCTTTATTCGCTTTCATTGCCTTCAGTACACGACCTTCGCCGCTGTTGTACGCCGCCACGGTTAACAACCAGTCGCCGTCAAACATCTTATTCAGACGCTGCATCATATCGAGTGCGGCAGTGGTTGAAGCCACTACATCACGACGTGCATCGTATGCTTTGGTCTGTTTTAAACCATAATTGCGCCCCGTGCTCGGTACTATCTGCCAGATGCCAGCGGCATTTGCAGAAGAGGTAGCGTGGGGGTCAAAAGCGCTCTCCACTATGGGTAGCAGTACTAGTTCCATTGGCATGTTACGTTTCTTAACTTGCCCGGCAATCCAGTACATATACGGCTCTGCCCGTAATGTTACATCGTGGAGATAGCTCTTATTCTTCAGGTAATTCTGTTTCTGTTCGCGGATCCGGGTATTTTCCGGTATCCCCATCTTTAGCTCGTCGCCAATGAAGTTCCACAAGTTTTGGTTATCCGCGAGGAATGTCCCATCGTCCATCCATCGCGTACCTGTGTACTTTCCTGCTTCACCTTGACCAGCTGCAGACAGACTCTGTGCGTGCTGTTGGATGTTGCCGTCATGCCTTGACGCCTGGCACCCCACTAGCAGGACAGAGGCGAGTAATATCGCTTTTGCCTTCATGTGTGTGTCAATAGTTGCTTAAAAGACGAGCAAGGATACCTTCAGGTTTAAAACAACACAACCCTAAAATTTAGAATGCATCTTTCTTTGTTCGTAACCATGCGAATATCTGCTGTGGTTGTTGCAAGTTTGTTTCTTTTGATATTTTCTCTTTTAAATCAATATCATCTGTTCTCAGAAATAAATTTATCTTGCGCTCATTTTCTAACGAACTTGGCAATGTTGATTGGTTTTTTGCACGTAACTCCTTAACTTTTCGACAATAACGGTTTAAGTCATCATCGTTGGGTAAAATAGATAAGGAAAATTGTATGTTTGAAAGAGTGTATTCATGTGCACAACAAATTAACGTTTCAGCAGGAAGGTTATTAAGCTTTTGAAAAGAATCAAACATATTTTTGGCGGTGCCTTCAAAAAGCCTGCCGCAGCCACCAGAAAACATCGTGTCGCCGCAAAAAAGATAAGGTTTACTATAGAAACAGATATGTCCTAAAGTGTGACCAGGTGTGGCAAATACAGTAAATTCATACTCCAAAATATTGACCTTCTCGCCGTCTCTGACTACCCGGCTCGTTCCCTTATCTAGTGTCTCTTCGGGGCCGTATACCACAAGCCCTGGATACTTTTTGAGAAGTTCTTTTACGCCGCCAACATGGTCATTGTGGTGGTGAGTGAGCAAAATGGCTTCGGGTTGCCATTGGTTCTGCTCAAGAGCGGTAAGTACTGGTTGAGCATCACCGGGGTCTACGATGATGCATTTCCCCTGCTCATTAGTCAGAACCCAGATGTAGTTATCCTGGAATGCAGAAATACTGTTAAGATTCATAATTCAACCTCTTTGAATTGCGCTAAGAAGGTAGTGATGAAACCGGCAAGGATACCTGATAATTTCATTCCACCGCATCATTGGGGAGAACTGCCCTGGGGTGAGTACTACCGTGAGGCACTGGAAACCCAACTCCAGCCCTGGCTTGCAAAAATGTTTGGTTTCCATCTCCTGAAGATTGGCAATTTGAGCACGGAAATCAATACCGAAGGCTGCGCTATTTCACACCAGGTGAATGTCGCCTTACAGGGCGAGCGTCTTCAAGTCCATGCGGACCCGCTTCAACTCCCCTTTGCCGCTAAATCTATCGATGCATGTATGTTGGCCCATACATTACCCTGGTGCCAGGATCCTCACGGATTACTGCGAGAAGTTGACCGAGTTTTGATTGATGATGGCTGGTTAATTATGAGCACCTTTAACCCGATAAGTTTATTGGGTCTGGGGAAAGCGGTGCCTTTTATTCGTAAACGCACGCCATATCGTTGCCGCATGTTTACCCCAATGAGAATGTTCGATTGGCTGGCATTGCTGAATTTTGAAGTGATGCATCAGCGTAGTTTTCAGGTTTTACCCTGGAGTAAGCAAGGTGGGAAAATGCTCAGTACCCATCTTCCTGCGTTGGGGTGTATGCATGTAATTGTGGCACGCAAGCGGACGTTGCCGCTTACGCTTAATCCCATGAAAAGCCGCAAAACGAAAACGCAAATTCGCTCAGCGGTGGGGGCGACCAGGCAGTTTCGTGAAACGACTAAAGTTTCGCCTCTGGGACATAACCCACATCCTCATGAATTGGATTAGATGCCGCCTCACGAGCCAACACATCACAACGTTCGTTTTCAGGGTGACCGGCATGGCCTTTCACCCACTCCCAACTGATTTTATGCTCACTCAATGCCGCATCAAGCCTTTTCCATAGATCCACGTTCTTCACTGGTTTTTTATCTGCAGTTTTCCAACCACGTTTTTTCCAGTTATGGATCCACTGAGTAATGCCCTGGCGGACATATTGGCTATCGGTGCTTAATACCACATCGCAATGCTCAACCAATGCTTCGAGCGCCACGATTGCGGCCATCAATTCCATGCGATTATTCGTGGTTAAGCGGTAACCTTCGCTGAAAATTTTTTCGTGTTGTTTGTATCGTAAAATCGCACCATAACCACCCGGACCCGGGTTACCGAGGCAAGATCCATCGGTGAAAATTTCTACCTGTTTGCGCATCTCTGGTAGACTTCCTGTGATTAAAAAACTAAGTCTGACATAAACGAGCGCCATGAGCACACCAATTACACGACAGATCGTCCTCGATACTGAAACTACCGGTATGAACCAAATCGGTGCTCACTACGAAGGGCATCGCATTATTGAAATCGGTGCGGTTGAAGTGATCAACCGCCGCCTGACGGGTAATAACTTCCATGTCTATTTAAAACCGGATCGCTTAGTCGACCCGGAAGCCTTTGGCGTGCATGGTATTGCTGATGAGTTTCTGGCCGACAAACCAACCTTTGACCAGGTTGCTGATTCATTCATGGATTACATCCGTGGCGCAGAACTTGTCATCCATAATGCCTCGTTTGATATCGGGTTTATGGACTATGAGTTCGGTAAACTCAAACGTGATATCCCGAAAACCAACACCTTCTGCAAGGTCACCGATAGCCTGGCGCTGGCACGTAAGATGTTTCCCGGTAAGCGAAACAGCCTGGATGCACTCTGCTCTCGCTATGAAATAGACAACAGCAAACGAACGCTGCACGGCGCATTACTCGATGCCCAAATACTGGCTGACGTCTATTTAATGATGACCGGCGGGCAAACTTCCCTGAAGTTTGCCATGGAAGGGGATGTGCAGCAGCGCTCCGGAGACAACGGTATTCAGCGTATTGTCCGCCATAGCAGCGGTGTACGCATTATTCGCGCAAGTGATACAGAGCTAGAAGCGCATGAATCGCGACTTGATCTTGTTGAGAAGAAAGGCGGAAGCTGCCTATGGCGCATATAAAAACCGCGTAAATGGATTAAAAACCACCGTTCGGGTGAAAATTGCGGCAAACGATTATTTTGATAAGAAAAAGTGTTGACGCTCCAGACCACAATACGTAATATCTGCCTCGTTCCCGACGGGGAACAAACGCGGAGCGGTAGTTCAGTCGGTTAGAATACCTGCCTGTCACGCAGGGGGTCGCGGGTTCGAGTCCCGTCCGTTCCGCCACAATTAGAAAGCCTGAATCAGAAATGATTCAGGCTTTCGTCGTTTTACTCTTTCGAAACAGCGATCTCTCCGTTATAACCCGCCACATCACTCACCTTCTCAGCACGCGCCAGCCAGCGATAACAGCCAGCACTCAGGAAGGCTCCGATAAACCAGCTAAAGTTAGCCACGCTATGCA
This genomic window from Buttiauxella gaviniae contains:
- a CDS encoding endonuclease/exonuclease/phosphatase family protein; this encodes MRKNTYAMRYVAGQPAERILPPGSFATIGQALPPGEPLPSEASLKVLVWNIFKQQRAEWLSVLQNFGKDAHLVLLQEAQTTPELVRFATSNYLAADQVPAFLLPQHPSGVMTLSAAHPVYCCPLREREPILRLSKSALVTVYPLPDGRLLMVVNIHAVNFSLGVDVYSKQLGPIGDQIGHHNGPVIMAGDFNAWSRPRMNALYRFAREMALREVRFTDDHRRRAFGRPLDFVFYRGLNVTEASVLVTRASDHNPLLVEFRPGKPELK
- a CDS encoding class I SAM-dependent methyltransferase; translated protein: MTTQSHHDKVDQQFGSQARAYLTSAVHASGRDLERLSARLADFSDARLLDMGCGAGHASFIAAAQVKNVVAYDLSEQMLAVVNDAAKTREISNITTQQGYAEILPFENDAFDVVISRYSAHHWHDVGKALREVKRVLKPGGVIIFMDVMSPGHPVLDIWLQTVEALRDTSHVRNYSSGEWLSMFNDAGLVTQNLLCDRLNLEYSSWIARMRTPAVMAEAIRAYQRSASDEVQRYFELQADGSFTSDIVMLEAVKF
- the mltD gene encoding murein transglycosylase D, encoding MKAKAILLASVLLVGCQASRHDGNIQQHAQSLSAAGQGEAGKYTGTRWMDDGTFLADNQNLWNFIGDELKMGIPENTRIREQKQNYLKNKSYLHDVTLRAEPYMYWIAGQVKKRNMPMELVLLPIVESAFDPHATSSANAAGIWQIVPSTGRNYGLKQTKAYDARRDVVASTTAALDMMQRLNKMFDGDWLLTVAAYNSGEGRVLKAMKANKARGLPTDFWSLSLPRETKIYVPKMLALSDILKNNKKYGVRLPTTDESRALARVEVSDQVELTQVAEMAGISLNTLKTFNAGVKTSTIGKNQRYVMVPKKHADQLKASLAAGEIAAVQPRMIADNSGTAGGSKSYRVRSGDTLSSIASRLGVSTKELQSWNGIRSAHLKVGQTLNVKKGDGRLAKNDSITYKVRKGDSLSSIAKRHGVNIKDVLRWNDDTDNLKPGDQLTLFVSNNSTPDT
- the gloB gene encoding hydroxyacylglutathione hydrolase, with protein sequence MNLNSISAFQDNYIWVLTNEQGKCIIVDPGDAQPVLTALEQNQWQPEAILLTHHHNDHVGGVKELLKKYPGLVVYGPEETLDKGTSRVVRDGEKVNILEYEFTVFATPGHTLGHICFYSKPYLFCGDTMFSGGCGRLFEGTAKNMFDSFQKLNNLPAETLICCAHEYTLSNIQFSLSILPNDDDLNRYCRKVKELRAKNQSTLPSSLENERKINLFLRTDDIDLKEKISKETNLQQPQQIFAWLRTKKDAF
- a CDS encoding class I SAM-dependent methyltransferase, which translates into the protein MKPARIPDNFIPPHHWGELPWGEYYREALETQLQPWLAKMFGFHLLKIGNLSTEINTEGCAISHQVNVALQGERLQVHADPLQLPFAAKSIDACMLAHTLPWCQDPHGLLREVDRVLIDDGWLIMSTFNPISLLGLGKAVPFIRKRTPYRCRMFTPMRMFDWLALLNFEVMHQRSFQVLPWSKQGGKMLSTHLPALGCMHVIVARKRTLPLTLNPMKSRKTKTQIRSAVGATRQFRETTKVSPLGHNPHPHELD
- the rnhA gene encoding ribonuclease HI — encoded protein: MALVYVRLSFLITGSLPEMRKQVEIFTDGSCLGNPGPGGYGAILRYKQHEKIFSEGYRLTTNNRMELMAAIVALEALVEHCDVVLSTDSQYVRQGITQWIHNWKKRGWKTADKKPVKNVDLWKRLDAALSEHKISWEWVKGHAGHPENERCDVLAREAASNPIHEDVGYVPEAKL
- the dnaQ gene encoding DNA polymerase III subunit epsilon — encoded protein: MSTPITRQIVLDTETTGMNQIGAHYEGHRIIEIGAVEVINRRLTGNNFHVYLKPDRLVDPEAFGVHGIADEFLADKPTFDQVADSFMDYIRGAELVIHNASFDIGFMDYEFGKLKRDIPKTNTFCKVTDSLALARKMFPGKRNSLDALCSRYEIDNSKRTLHGALLDAQILADVYLMMTGGQTSLKFAMEGDVQQRSGDNGIQRIVRHSSGVRIIRASDTELEAHESRLDLVEKKGGSCLWRI